One Deinococcus grandis DNA window includes the following coding sequences:
- a CDS encoding YihY/virulence factor BrkB family protein — protein sequence MRLKPADLFTLLREAFLAFGQDKAPRLAAAIAYYAMFSIAPLLLLAVAVAGRFLTDSAVLDQLFGPAGLVSQNLGTDTAEFLRGLIKPDSLLKGSLVATIAAFVTLFMGATGLFVQVQDALNSMWGADPAPPQGIVNILWTRVKSFLMIIVIGLLLIVFLGLNTYLSAIAQTLGDTIGAGAFFVRLGTALLSTLFLAPVFAGVYKVLPDVKLQWHEVWVGGFFTSTLFTLGQLGIGLYLGQAAPGSAFGAAATLIVLLLWIYYSAMIFFFGAEVTWVYSQKFGTHAGGAANTAKKEALAAQGVDIDPTESAQERDAKDAAGRPAQDARGRVLGVTVPKLPRVLRQVPRREEGRMLPTVRAALWNAVTAVLAVPVVIVLRLLGITGGRRR from the coding sequence ATGAGGCTCAAGCCTGCCGACCTGTTCACCCTGCTGCGCGAGGCCTTCCTGGCCTTCGGGCAGGACAAGGCCCCGCGCCTCGCCGCCGCGATCGCCTACTACGCCATGTTCAGCATCGCGCCGCTCCTGCTGCTGGCCGTGGCGGTCGCCGGGCGGTTCCTGACCGACTCGGCCGTCCTGGATCAGCTGTTCGGGCCGGCGGGGCTGGTGTCGCAGAACCTCGGCACCGACACCGCCGAGTTCCTGCGCGGCCTGATCAAACCCGACAGCCTGCTCAAGGGGAGCCTCGTGGCGACCATCGCGGCGTTCGTGACGCTGTTCATGGGCGCCACGGGCCTGTTCGTGCAGGTGCAGGACGCCCTGAACTCCATGTGGGGCGCCGACCCGGCCCCGCCGCAGGGCATCGTGAACATCCTGTGGACGCGCGTGAAGTCGTTCCTGATGATCATCGTGATCGGCCTGCTGCTGATCGTGTTCCTGGGCCTGAACACGTACCTGTCCGCCATCGCGCAGACCCTGGGGGACACCATCGGCGCGGGCGCGTTCTTCGTGCGGCTGGGCACGGCACTGCTGTCCACGCTGTTCCTCGCGCCGGTCTTCGCGGGCGTGTACAAGGTGCTGCCCGACGTGAAACTCCAGTGGCACGAGGTGTGGGTGGGGGGCTTCTTCACGTCCACGCTGTTCACGCTGGGCCAGCTGGGCATCGGCCTGTACCTGGGTCAGGCGGCGCCCGGCAGCGCCTTCGGGGCGGCCGCGACCCTGATCGTGCTGCTGCTGTGGATCTACTACTCCGCAATGATCTTCTTCTTCGGCGCGGAAGTGACCTGGGTGTACTCGCAGAAGTTCGGCACGCATGCCGGGGGCGCCGCGAACACCGCGAAGAAGGAAGCGCTGGCCGCGCAGGGCGTGGACATCGACCCCACCGAGAGCGCCCAGGAACGCGACGCGAAGGACGCCGCCGGGCGCCCCGCGCAGGACGCCCGGGGCCGCGTGCTGGGCGTGACGGTCCCGAAACTGCCGCGTGTGCTCAGGCAGGTGCCGCGCCGCGAGGAGGGCCGCATGCTCCCCACCGTCCGCGCCGCCCTGTGGAACGCCGTGACTGCCGTGCTCGCCGTGCCCGTCGTGATCGTGCTGCGCCTGCTGGGCATCACCGGCGGCCGCCGCAGGTAA
- a CDS encoding thioesterase family protein has translation MHAIPEGFTQTLTVTVTDDMTVDFGELGRLHPVYATYWMAKHFEEAGRKIILPFLEDGEGGIGTQVDVTHTASALPGMTVTVTATFDRMEGRRIVARMRAVNELGDEIGQGSTTQMVLAQSRIDAGFDTLRARWAEKVNG, from the coding sequence ATGCACGCCATCCCGGAAGGCTTCACGCAGACCCTGACCGTGACCGTCACCGACGACATGACCGTCGACTTCGGTGAGCTGGGCCGCCTGCACCCCGTGTACGCCACGTATTGGATGGCCAAACACTTCGAGGAGGCCGGACGCAAGATCATCCTGCCCTTCCTGGAGGACGGCGAGGGCGGCATCGGGACACAGGTGGACGTCACCCACACCGCGTCCGCGCTGCCCGGCATGACCGTCACCGTGACCGCCACCTTCGACCGGATGGAGGGGCGGCGCATCGTCGCCCGGATGCGCGCCGTGAACGAACTCGGCGACGAGATCGGCCAAGGCAGCACCACGCAGATGGTCCTGGCGCAGTCGCGCATCGACGCGGGCTTCGACACGCTGCGCGCCCGCTGGGCAGAGAAGGTCAATGGTTGA
- the hisA gene encoding 1-(5-phosphoribosyl)-5-[(5-phosphoribosylamino)methylideneamino]imidazole-4-carboxamide isomerase encodes MQEPLIIPCVDIQSGRAVRLFEGDPDRETVYFDSPLDAARHWVRLGAGLVHLVDLDAATGRGENRAVIAQITQELGVPVEVGGGIRSREAAEDLLRLGVDRVVIGTAAVKQPELVRALIAAHGPERVVVSLDARGLEVATHGWAQGSGVMVADLTPTLADAGLETLIFTDVTRDGTLRGLNRDLMAQVRRLWTNTLIVGGGVANLDDVRLLREEHIEGAIVGRAIYEGTLPFPAALD; translated from the coding sequence ATGCAAGAGCCGCTCATCATTCCCTGCGTGGACATCCAGTCCGGGCGCGCCGTGCGCCTGTTCGAGGGCGACCCGGACCGCGAGACCGTGTACTTCGACTCCCCCCTGGACGCCGCCCGGCACTGGGTGCGCCTGGGCGCTGGCCTCGTGCACCTCGTGGACCTGGACGCCGCCACGGGCCGCGGCGAGAACCGCGCCGTGATCGCGCAGATCACGCAGGAACTCGGCGTGCCGGTCGAGGTGGGCGGCGGCATCCGCAGCCGCGAGGCCGCCGAGGACCTGCTGCGCCTGGGCGTGGACCGCGTCGTGATCGGCACCGCCGCCGTGAAGCAGCCGGAACTCGTGCGGGCATTGATCGCCGCGCACGGCCCCGAGCGGGTGGTCGTCAGCCTGGACGCGCGCGGGCTGGAGGTCGCCACGCACGGCTGGGCGCAGGGCAGCGGCGTCATGGTCGCCGACCTGACCCCCACCCTGGCCGACGCGGGCCTGGAGACCCTGATCTTCACGGACGTCACCCGCGACGGCACGCTGCGCGGCCTGAACCGCGACCTGATGGCCCAGGTCCGCCGTCTCTGGACGAACACCCTGATCGTGGGCGGCGGCGTCGCCAACCTCGACGACGTGCGCCTGCTGCGCGAGGAACACATCGAGGGCGCCATCGTGGGCCGCGCCATCTACGAGGGCACCCTGCCGTTCCCCGCCGCGCTCGACTGA
- a CDS encoding VC0807 family protein has product MTAAPTPTPANRSRVPKTVWDLIFTLVIPIMILSPNILGSGISVAEQVFGGGTTGNVRAYLLAALIPVAYVLWDLLVNRNVSPVALIGGAGAIFSGALAFWYVDGFWYAIKDSARSYLVGLLFLISAATSVPLFRVFLDATSIGESPEHRAATQTAMRDPIVKRGLVQGTVVFAVVDLIGGVVNSVVNYQRVTAKFGTDDFNAQIAAVNAVMRVPGLVISLVGVAGAVWLLNRAVTARYGAGASLFEPGKLAERLRERGETPA; this is encoded by the coding sequence ATGACCGCAGCCCCCACCCCCACGCCCGCCAACCGCTCCCGCGTGCCCAAGACCGTCTGGGACCTGATCTTCACGCTGGTGATCCCCATCATGATCCTCAGCCCGAACATCCTCGGCAGCGGCATCAGCGTCGCCGAGCAGGTGTTCGGGGGCGGCACCACCGGCAACGTCCGCGCGTACCTCCTGGCCGCGCTGATCCCCGTCGCGTACGTCCTGTGGGACCTCCTCGTGAACCGCAACGTCAGCCCCGTCGCCCTGATCGGCGGGGCAGGCGCGATCTTCAGCGGCGCGCTGGCCTTCTGGTACGTGGACGGCTTCTGGTACGCCATCAAGGACAGCGCCCGCTCGTACCTCGTGGGCCTGCTGTTCCTGATCAGCGCCGCCACCAGCGTCCCGCTGTTCCGCGTCTTCCTGGACGCCACCAGCATCGGCGAGAGCCCCGAACACCGCGCCGCCACCCAGACCGCCATGCGCGACCCCATCGTGAAACGCGGCCTGGTGCAGGGCACCGTCGTGTTCGCTGTGGTGGACCTGATCGGCGGCGTCGTGAACAGCGTCGTGAACTACCAGCGCGTCACCGCGAAGTTCGGTACCGACGACTTCAACGCCCAGATCGCCGCCGTGAACGCCGTCATGCGCGTCCCGGGCCTGGTCATCAGCCTCGTGGGCGTCGCGGGCGCCGTGTGGCTCCTGAACCGCGCCGTGACCGCCCGTTACGGCGCGGGCGCCAGCCTCTTCGAACCCGGCAAGCTCGCCGAGCGCCTGCGCGAACGCGGCGAAACGCCCGCCTGA
- the chrA gene encoding chromate efflux transporter — MRALEVFTVFLRLGLSSFGGPVAHLGFFRAEFVERRAWLGDAEYAELVAVANFLPGPSSSQVGLAVGLHRAGWVGAGAAWLGFTLPSALLMALLGGTLAGGAADGAGWVQGVKLAAVAVVAQAVAGMWGALVTDRVRAGLALGAAAALLVLPAWWPGAGGWGTLGVLGLCALIGWRVPSGAASGAGALRVPVSRRVGGTLLALAAVLAATFAALSALGGGWELLWATFRAGALVFGGGHVVLPLLEPAFVPGLLPEGVFVAGYGAANAMPGPLFTFASYLGAAAAPALGLGAGLGALLGTLGIFLPGALLMLGALPFWSALSGRAGARAALAGVNAGVVGLLLAALYTPVFTGAVRGPADLAGVLLAYAALTAGRVPAWVVVPACAALGALLA; from the coding sequence ATGCGCGCTCTGGAGGTCTTCACGGTGTTCCTGCGGCTGGGCCTGTCGAGTTTCGGGGGACCGGTCGCGCACCTGGGCTTCTTCCGGGCCGAGTTCGTGGAGCGCCGCGCTTGGCTGGGTGACGCGGAGTACGCGGAGCTGGTGGCGGTGGCAAACTTCCTGCCGGGGCCGAGCAGTTCGCAGGTGGGGCTGGCGGTGGGCCTGCACCGGGCGGGGTGGGTGGGGGCTGGCGCGGCGTGGCTGGGCTTCACACTGCCCAGCGCGCTGCTCATGGCGCTGCTGGGCGGCACGCTGGCGGGCGGCGCGGCGGACGGGGCGGGGTGGGTGCAGGGCGTGAAACTGGCGGCCGTGGCGGTCGTCGCGCAGGCGGTGGCGGGCATGTGGGGCGCGCTGGTGACGGACCGGGTGCGGGCGGGACTGGCGCTGGGCGCGGCGGCGGCGCTGCTGGTCCTGCCTGCGTGGTGGCCGGGCGCGGGTGGCTGGGGGACGCTGGGCGTGCTGGGGCTGTGCGCGCTGATCGGCTGGCGAGTGCCGAGCGGCGCGGCGTCCGGGGCGGGGGCGCTGCGCGTGCCGGTGTCCCGCCGAGTGGGTGGGACGCTGCTGGCGCTGGCCGCGGTGCTGGCGGCCACCTTCGCGGCGCTGTCGGCGCTGGGGGGCGGGTGGGAGTTGCTGTGGGCGACGTTCCGGGCGGGCGCGCTGGTGTTCGGCGGGGGGCACGTGGTGCTGCCGCTGCTGGAACCCGCGTTCGTACCGGGCCTGCTGCCAGAGGGGGTGTTCGTGGCGGGGTACGGCGCGGCGAACGCCATGCCGGGGCCGCTGTTCACCTTCGCGTCGTACCTGGGGGCCGCCGCCGCGCCTGCCCTGGGGCTGGGGGCGGGCCTGGGAGCGCTGCTGGGCACGCTGGGGATCTTCCTGCCAGGCGCGCTGCTGATGCTGGGCGCGCTGCCGTTCTGGTCCGCGCTGAGTGGCCGCGCAGGCGCGCGGGCCGCGCTGGCGGGCGTGAACGCGGGCGTGGTGGGCCTGCTGCTGGCGGCGCTGTACACGCCGGTGTTCACGGGCGCGGTGCGCGGCCCGGCCGATCTGGCGGGCGTGCTGCTGGCGTACGCGGCGCTGACAGCGGGGCGGGTGCCCGCGTGGGTGGTCGTGCCCGCCTGCGCGGCGCTGGGCGCACTGCTGGCCTGA
- a CDS encoding glycosyltransferase family 4 protein, with amino-acid sequence MRVGIVTATYLPSRNGVATSTALFARGLRERGHEVRIFAPRHPLMPPREDGVYRLNSSFAGARALGAPADYPVMLAPGPLLTSRLPLRGLDVLHTMHPFLAGQLALKWARLSGAPVVYTAHTQYDQYLHYAPMPGRVGRAVLRPHVSAFARRVDAVLAPGRAMVDMLREYGFQGPVNLMPNPVDLAAFRAATGAAFREAYHVAPDAPLVVSLGRLAPEKNLDVMLRAFDRARASRPDLRLLVVGDGPSRAALEQSAPEGVTFTGPVPYERVPEALAAADVFITASTSEVLPMSMIEALAAGAPLVAAQSPAALDLIQEGVNGTVRTATPDALAEGLLDTLMPARLPTLQAGARASAAQYDLTTRAAALEAVYEDVIRRRRR; translated from the coding sequence GTGCGCGTCGGGATTGTCACTGCGACCTACCTGCCGTCCCGGAACGGGGTGGCGACCAGCACGGCGCTGTTCGCGCGGGGCCTGCGTGAACGCGGGCACGAGGTGCGGATCTTCGCGCCCCGCCACCCGCTGATGCCCCCACGCGAGGACGGCGTGTACCGCCTGAATTCCTCGTTCGCGGGCGCGCGGGCGCTGGGCGCCCCGGCGGACTACCCCGTGATGCTCGCGCCGGGCCCGCTGCTCACCTCGCGGCTGCCCCTGCGGGGGCTGGACGTGCTGCACACCATGCACCCGTTCCTGGCGGGCCAGCTGGCCCTGAAGTGGGCGCGGCTGTCCGGGGCGCCCGTGGTGTACACGGCGCACACGCAGTACGACCAGTACCTGCACTACGCGCCGATGCCGGGGCGGGTGGGCCGCGCGGTGCTGCGCCCGCACGTGAGTGCCTTCGCGCGCCGCGTGGACGCCGTCCTCGCGCCGGGCCGGGCGATGGTGGACATGCTGCGCGAGTACGGCTTCCAGGGCCCCGTGAACCTGATGCCGAACCCGGTGGACCTCGCCGCGTTCCGCGCCGCCACCGGCGCGGCGTTCCGCGAGGCGTACCACGTGGCGCCGGACGCGCCGCTCGTCGTGTCGCTGGGCCGACTGGCCCCCGAGAAGAACCTGGACGTGATGCTGCGCGCCTTCGACCGCGCGCGCGCCAGCCGCCCGGACCTGCGCCTGCTGGTCGTCGGGGACGGCCCCAGCCGCGCCGCGCTGGAACAGTCGGCCCCCGAGGGCGTCACCTTCACCGGCCCGGTCCCCTACGAGCGGGTGCCCGAGGCGCTGGCGGCCGCAGACGTGTTCATCACGGCCAGCACCAGCGAGGTCCTCCCCATGAGCATGATCGAGGCCCTCGCGGCGGGCGCGCCCCTGGTCGCCGCGCAGAGTCCCGCCGCGCTGGACCTGATCCAGGAGGGCGTGAACGGCACCGTCCGCACCGCCACGCCCGACGCACTCGCCGAGGGCCTGCTCGACACCCTGATGCCCGCCCGGCTGCCCACGCTCCAGGCCGGGGCGCGGGCCAGCGCCGCGCAGTACGACCTGACCACCCGCGCCGCCGCGCTGGAAGCCGTGTACGAGGACGTCATCCGCCGCAGACGACGGTAG
- a CDS encoding DinB family protein, translating into MTKPLLDPAALAPMGATPEDVRARLDRELDLFHAHLRTRADDWTRTQPGRDWSPAQEAEHVLKINDSIARGVGLLLSERELRPMPQTPGELTPDGRRVAPPHTQPSAAGLAWDDLDATWTHSRAGLSTVTGALRATPGRTLWHPFFGELDALDWTRMVAAHLYQHRKALERSAQP; encoded by the coding sequence ATGACCAAACCGCTGCTGGACCCGGCCGCCCTGGCCCCCATGGGCGCCACGCCCGAGGACGTCCGCGCCCGTCTGGACCGCGAACTCGACCTGTTCCACGCGCACCTGCGCACCCGCGCAGATGACTGGACCCGCACCCAGCCGGGCCGCGACTGGAGCCCCGCGCAGGAGGCCGAGCACGTCCTGAAGATCAACGACTCCATCGCGCGCGGCGTGGGCCTGCTGCTGTCCGAACGGGAACTGCGCCCCATGCCGCAGACGCCCGGTGAACTCACGCCCGACGGCCGCCGCGTCGCCCCGCCCCACACCCAGCCCAGCGCTGCGGGCCTCGCGTGGGACGACCTGGACGCCACCTGGACGCACAGCCGCGCGGGCCTGAGCACCGTCACGGGCGCGCTGCGCGCCACGCCGGGCCGGACCCTCTGGCACCCGTTCTTCGGTGAACTCGACGCGCTCGACTGGACGCGCATGGTCGCCGCGCACCTGTACCAGCACCGCAAGGCCCTGGAACGGAGCGCTCAGCCGTGA
- a CDS encoding NAD-dependent malic enzyme, which translates to MPKSLPVSRYYDVQRDEAGQRFIRVNVTGLALLQNPLLNKTTAFTPQERRELHLEGLVPPHTSTFEEQKERTYLRYLKCGSDLEKHEYLRALQDRNEVLFYAILEDHLEEMLPIIYTPTVGEAVRNYSSNYRYPRGFTVSTGDIDRVDDMLENVTVNDVRMIVATDSSAILGIGDQGFGGMAISIGKLSLYTAAGGVGPDKTLPVELDVGTNRQDLIDDPLYLGVHHQRLTGAAYDEFLDAFVEAVSHRYPKAIIQWEDFSRGTAFRVLERYRRVVPSFNDDIQGTGAMALAGLMRAAQIKGERLEDQVFVIVGAGAAGIGVAMAIRQGLMTWGGLSFADANARVFVVDRHGLLMHGQPDLEEQQLSFVRRPEDLQGWTYEGEYPSMHDVLVNARATALLGFTGVPGLFRQESIQAMLESTPRPIVFPLSNPSSHVEARPADVIHWTHGGAIVASGSPFPDVEYDGQRHPIGQGNNAFIFPGLGFGAIASRAREITDTMVMEAARTLAEFTAQYGERVYPPISDLRELSIQVAVNVALQSIRDGVCAERRIRNMTRDELEQVIRDRAWEPRYLPLRKG; encoded by the coding sequence ATGCCGAAATCTCTTCCCGTGTCCCGGTACTACGACGTGCAGCGCGATGAGGCCGGTCAGCGTTTCATCCGCGTGAACGTGACGGGCCTGGCCCTGCTGCAGAACCCCCTGCTGAACAAGACCACCGCCTTCACGCCCCAGGAACGGCGCGAACTGCACCTCGAGGGCCTCGTGCCGCCCCACACCAGCACCTTCGAGGAGCAGAAGGAACGCACGTACCTGCGCTACCTGAAGTGCGGCTCGGACCTGGAAAAGCACGAGTACCTGCGCGCCCTGCAGGACCGCAACGAGGTGCTGTTCTACGCGATCCTCGAAGATCACCTCGAGGAGATGCTGCCCATCATCTACACGCCCACCGTGGGCGAGGCGGTGCGGAACTACTCCAGCAACTACCGCTACCCGCGCGGGTTCACGGTCAGCACCGGCGACATCGACCGGGTGGACGACATGCTGGAGAACGTCACCGTGAACGACGTCCGCATGATCGTCGCGACCGACAGCAGCGCCATCCTCGGCATCGGCGACCAGGGCTTCGGCGGCATGGCGATCAGCATCGGGAAACTGTCGCTGTACACCGCCGCCGGGGGCGTCGGCCCCGACAAGACCCTCCCCGTGGAACTGGACGTCGGCACGAACCGCCAGGACCTCATCGACGACCCGCTGTACCTGGGTGTGCACCACCAGCGCCTCACCGGGGCGGCGTACGACGAGTTCCTGGACGCGTTCGTGGAGGCCGTGTCGCACCGCTACCCGAAGGCGATCATCCAGTGGGAGGACTTCAGCCGCGGCACCGCCTTCCGCGTGCTCGAACGCTACCGCCGGGTGGTGCCCAGCTTCAACGACGACATCCAGGGCACGGGCGCCATGGCGCTGGCGGGCCTGATGCGCGCCGCGCAGATCAAGGGCGAGCGGCTGGAGGACCAGGTGTTCGTGATCGTCGGCGCGGGCGCCGCCGGGATCGGCGTGGCCATGGCGATCCGGCAGGGCCTGATGACCTGGGGCGGCCTGAGCTTTGCTGACGCGAACGCCCGCGTGTTCGTCGTGGACCGCCACGGCCTGCTTATGCACGGTCAGCCGGACCTGGAGGAACAGCAGCTCAGCTTCGTGCGCCGCCCCGAGGACCTTCAGGGCTGGACGTACGAGGGCGAGTACCCCAGCATGCACGACGTCCTCGTGAACGCGCGCGCCACGGCGCTGCTGGGCTTCACCGGCGTGCCCGGCCTGTTCCGCCAGGAGAGCATCCAGGCAATGCTGGAGAGCACCCCGCGGCCCATCGTATTCCCGCTCAGCAACCCCAGCAGCCACGTCGAGGCCCGCCCCGCCGACGTCATCCACTGGACGCACGGCGGCGCCATCGTCGCGTCCGGCAGCCCCTTCCCCGACGTCGAGTACGACGGGCAGCGCCACCCCATCGGGCAGGGCAACAACGCGTTCATCTTCCCCGGCCTGGGCTTCGGCGCGATCGCCAGCCGCGCCCGCGAGATCACCGACACCATGGTCATGGAAGCCGCCCGCACCCTCGCCGAATTCACCGCGCAGTACGGCGAGCGCGTCTACCCGCCCATCAGCGACCTGCGCGAACTGAGCATCCAGGTGGCCGTGAACGTCGCCCTGCAATCCATACGCGACGGCGTGTGCGCCGAACGCCGCATCCGCAACATGACCAGAGACGAACTCGAACAGGTCATCCGCGACCGCGCCTGGGAACCCCGCTACCTGCCGCTGCGCAAGGGGTGA
- the dnaX gene encoding DNA polymerase III subunit gamma/tau, with amino-acid sequence MSAIYQRARPVRWEDVVGQEHVKDVLKAALEQGRVGHAYLFSGPRGVGKTTTARLIAMTANCTGPTPKPCGECESCLSVRAGSHPDVMEIDAASNNSVDDVRDLREKVGLAAMRGGKKIYILDEAHMMSRAAFNALLKTLEEPPGHVIFILATTEPEKIIPTILSRCQHYRFRRLTPEEIAGKLAGLAQREGVRAEGDALQLIGRLADGAMRDGESLLERMLAAGTAVTRAGVEEALGLPPGERVRGIAAALVSGDAGAALSGAGHLYRDGFAARTVVEGLVAALGAALHAELGLNPDGRLDGADIPRLLKLQAALDEQESRFARAADQQSLELALTHALLAADTVTGGSAPASAGAGAAMPADLAQRLNRLEKELATLRANPPAAPSGPVGEARRAPAPAPGGAGLGPRAASPDPAQPVPAPTGGSWADVTRQASMQLRAFLKPARQHAEPGYVSLGYDDRNAFHAKQVAAKFDDIAKIVLSVFGPVTFELIAPEGSRRVNLGGGQSGGGQAGSAPAPTPDPTPPAPAPARAAPPMREPAPDHGAAPDVAPFDPTRSAPRRPAGTRSPDFAPIDPPQAQASQAQPTQVQPMQAPQPQATPPTQPAQTQAAPPPRASVATLPPPLPERRVPPASPDDAAPAPLADLDPGRWDDTPAAQPASTPRDAGPPPRSERNLYLGEVITEEPDWNAFGGPDLLGDLPPEEDMPFADLSVPRPAPKPTPAPAPAPQDAKAPPQDARATPGRPGDIRAHPVYEDIRTRFSGRVREIGKNRNAPPAPDTLGADLPEEDDE; translated from the coding sequence GTGAGTGCCATCTACCAGCGGGCCCGCCCGGTCCGGTGGGAGGACGTGGTCGGGCAGGAGCACGTCAAGGACGTCCTCAAGGCCGCGCTGGAGCAGGGCCGCGTCGGGCACGCGTACCTGTTCAGCGGGCCGCGCGGGGTGGGGAAGACCACCACCGCCCGATTGATCGCCATGACCGCCAACTGCACCGGCCCGACGCCGAAACCCTGCGGCGAGTGCGAGTCGTGCCTGAGCGTCCGCGCCGGATCGCACCCGGACGTCATGGAGATCGACGCGGCCAGCAACAACAGCGTCGACGACGTCCGCGACCTGCGCGAGAAGGTCGGCCTGGCCGCCATGCGCGGCGGGAAGAAGATCTACATCCTGGACGAGGCGCACATGATGAGCCGCGCCGCGTTCAACGCGCTCCTCAAGACGCTGGAGGAACCACCCGGTCACGTCATCTTCATCCTGGCGACCACCGAACCGGAGAAGATCATCCCCACGATCCTCTCGCGCTGCCAGCATTACCGCTTCCGCCGCCTGACCCCGGAGGAGATCGCCGGGAAGCTCGCCGGACTCGCCCAGCGCGAGGGCGTGCGCGCCGAGGGCGACGCGCTGCAACTCATTGGGCGACTGGCCGACGGCGCCATGCGCGACGGCGAGAGCCTGCTGGAACGCATGCTGGCCGCTGGCACGGCCGTGACCCGCGCGGGTGTGGAGGAGGCGCTGGGTCTCCCGCCCGGCGAGCGCGTGCGCGGCATCGCCGCCGCCCTGGTGAGCGGGGACGCGGGCGCGGCCCTGAGTGGTGCGGGGCACCTGTACCGCGACGGCTTCGCGGCCCGCACGGTCGTCGAGGGCCTTGTCGCGGCGCTGGGCGCGGCCCTGCACGCCGAACTGGGCCTGAACCCCGACGGTCGCCTGGACGGCGCGGACATTCCCCGCCTGCTGAAACTCCAGGCGGCCCTCGACGAACAGGAATCCCGCTTCGCCCGCGCGGCCGACCAGCAGAGCCTCGAACTGGCCCTCACGCACGCCCTGCTGGCCGCCGATACCGTGACCGGCGGCAGCGCCCCGGCCAGCGCGGGCGCGGGGGCCGCTATGCCTGCCGACCTCGCGCAGCGCCTGAACCGCCTGGAGAAGGAACTCGCCACGCTGCGCGCCAACCCGCCCGCCGCGCCGTCCGGCCCGGTGGGAGAGGCCCGCCGCGCGCCCGCCCCCGCGCCCGGCGGTGCAGGCCTCGGCCCGCGCGCTGCCAGCCCCGACCCCGCCCAGCCCGTCCCCGCCCCGACGGGGGGCAGCTGGGCGGACGTGACCCGGCAGGCCAGCATGCAGCTGCGCGCGTTCCTGAAACCCGCCCGGCAGCACGCCGAACCCGGCTACGTCAGCCTCGGGTACGACGACCGCAACGCCTTCCACGCCAAACAGGTCGCCGCGAAATTCGACGACATCGCCAAGATCGTTCTGAGCGTGTTCGGCCCGGTCACCTTCGAACTGATCGCGCCGGAAGGCAGCCGCCGCGTGAACCTCGGCGGGGGGCAATCCGGTGGGGGACAGGCAGGCAGCGCGCCAGCCCCCACGCCCGACCCCACCCCACCCGCCCCAGCCCCGGCCCGCGCCGCGCCTCCCATGCGCGAGCCTGCGCCGGACCATGGAGCCGCGCCGGACGTCGCGCCGTTCGACCCGACCCGCAGCGCCCCCCGCCGCCCCGCGGGCACGCGCAGCCCGGACTTCGCGCCCATCGACCCGCCGCAGGCCCAGGCCAGCCAGGCGCAACCCACCCAGGTCCAGCCCATGCAGGCGCCACAGCCGCAGGCCACCCCGCCGACCCAGCCCGCGCAGACCCAGGCCGCCCCGCCCCCACGCGCCAGCGTCGCCACGCTCCCCCCACCCCTCCCCGAACGGCGCGTGCCCCCCGCCAGCCCGGACGACGCCGCGCCCGCCCCGCTGGCCGACCTCGACCCCGGACGCTGGGACGACACGCCCGCCGCGCAGCCCGCCAGCACCCCCCGTGACGCCGGGCCGCCCCCGCGCAGCGAACGGAACCTCTACCTGGGTGAAGTCATCACCGAGGAACCCGACTGGAACGCCTTCGGCGGCCCCGACCTGCTGGGCGACCTGCCGCCCGAGGAGGACATGCCCTTCGCGGACCTCAGCGTCCCCCGCCCCGCCCCGAAACCCACCCCGGCCCCCGCACCCGCCCCGCAGGACGCGAAAGCCCCCCCGCAGGACGCCCGGGCGACCCCCGGACGGCCCGGCGACATCCGCGCGCACCCCGTCTACGAGGACATCCGCACCCGCTTCAGCGGCCGCGTGCGCGAGATCGGCAAGAACCGCAACGCCCCACCCGCCCCCGACACCCTGGGCGCCGACCTTCCCGAAGAGGACGACGAGTAA